The Desulfonatronovibrio magnus genome contains the following window.
CCTCGTCATGTGTACCCATTGTTTCCAAAAAAATGGCCTCTTGCTTTTCATACCTTCCAAGACGGAAGATAATCCTGAGATCATATCCGACACAACATGCCCATGATCCTGCCAGCTTGCCCTGAAGCTTATGTGCTTTCAGGCTTGGATGAAAAACGTCGTTTTCAAGCAAAGTCAGCGCATTTTGTAAGTCATCTCCAAATTCAGGGCGCTTTTTGACAAATCGCTTTGCCGCACGAACAAAGGATGGGGAACGAACCAGGAGTCGTTTCACGTAAAGATCTCGTTCATCAGGTCGTCCACACTTACGGGATGACACTCTCCAGCATTATATTCCTCTCTTGCTTCCCGTATTTCATCA
Protein-coding sequences here:
- a CDS encoding type II toxin-antitoxin system RelE/ParE family toxin, with amino-acid sequence MKRLLVRSPSFVRAAKRFVKKRPEFGDDLQNALTLLENDVFHPSLKAHKLQGKLAGSWACCVGYDLRIIFRLGRYEKQEAIFLETMGTHDEVY